One Halanaerobium hydrogeniformans genomic window, TTTTAAAAACCAATTTTGATAATTTACATATAATTGAATTATTAACAGTATAATAAATAATGCTTTTTTCTTCAAGTTTTACACCTCAATTCTACCGCTAATCATAGCTTATTCTTGGATTAATAAGAACATAAAGTAAATCGATAACAAGATTGCTTATTACAAATAAAGTAGATAATATTAATATAGAACCAAATACCAGTGGTTGATCCCTATACTCAACTGCCCTAACTGCTAAACGACCAACCCCGGGCCAGGCAAAAACAGATTCTATTAAAATTGCTCCTCCAAACATCATTGCCAGTTGATTTCCTATATTAGTTAAAACAGGAATTAATGCATTACGAAAAGCATGTTTTAAAATTATAGCTTTTTCTTTAAGACCTTTAGACCGTGCAGTTAACAGATAATCTTCTTTCATAACATCTAGCATTGATGATCTTGTTAATCTGCTTGTGCTGGCAATCATAACTGTACTTAAAGCTAAAGCAGGCAAAATTAAATGTCTCATCCCATTTAAAGTATAAAAGGGACCTCCATAACCTGAGGAAGGGAAAATTCTAAAACGAACAGAAAAAAGATATATAAAAATAATTCCAGTAAAAAAAGCAGGCACCGAAATACCTATTGTAGCAAAAAGCATACTCACAAAATCAAAAACAGAATTTTTCTTTACAGCAGCAATAACTCCGGTTGGAATTGCAACCATTACAGCAATAACTAAAGATAATAAACCTAACTCAATAGTTGCAGTCAGCCTTCTTCCAATAATGCTTATAACCTGATCATTATAATAAATAGAATTCAACTCACCTGTCAAAAAATTTCTTAACATTAAAAAATAGCGGACATGAAAAGCTTCATTAAATCCAAATTTTTCATTTAATGCTTCAACTGCCGCAGGTGTAACATTAGTACCAAGCATAATTGTAGCAGGATCACCAGGGACAAGCTCCATAATCCCAAAAAGAATTAATGAAACCCCTATTAAAACTGGTATCAACCAGAGCATACGTTTTAATATATAAACAAACAATAAATTCACCTCTTTCTAAAAAAGAGTATGCAGATAGCTGTAAAATCTACCTGCATACTTGATATTTTAGTCTAAATTTAATTTTATGAAGTTTTTATTTTTAACTTCTACTCTTTATATACATTAGCAGTTGGGGTTACAAGTGGAATTAATAAAGAATTCCCGGGTTCAAGCCCAACTACATTATCCTGCATTACATAAATCTGGGTTGAATGTGCCATTGGGTAAAAAACTATATCTTCGGTTAACACTTTTCTTAACACATTGGTATATAGTTCTTCTCGTTCTTCTTGAACAGAAGTAATCCGAGCTGCATCTAACCATTGATCAACTTCTTGATCTTCATAAAAAGCCCTATTTAAAGCTCCATCAGATTTAAAAAATCTATAAAGCCAATAATCTGGATCAGGATCAGAAACAAATCTTAAGAAAAAGAAGCCTATTTCTCCTCTACCCAGCATGTCCCACATTGTACCGAATTCCATGGCATTTACTTCAGCTTTTAAACCAGCTTGATTTAAAGCTGTAACCAAAGCTTCTGCTACCTTAACCTGATCTGGTCTGCTGTTAGAAACAAATACTTCAGCAACAAAATTATTAGGTATAACTCCTTCTTCTTTTAATCTATCAAAAGTATTACTAGCAGTTTCAGGATCAAATGCAGGTAAATTAGCTGCTAAATATTCACTATCATCTGGCCAAATAGTTGGAGGTAACATAGAATATGCTCGTTCTCCTAACAAACCAAAAATTTGAGGAATTATTTGGTCAAAAGGAACAGCCTGGATTATAGCTTCTCTAAATTCTCTATTGTTATAAGGTTCTATTCCAAAATTAAATCCTGCAAAATTAATTCCTGCTCCTGCAGCAGATTTAACTTGAAAGTTTTCATCCTCAGCAAAAGTCTCTAACTGACCAACATCTAAGTTTACACCAAAGTCAATTCCA contains:
- a CDS encoding ABC transporter substrate-binding protein, with protein sequence MKNKIFVFLLTAVLLVSVFGVVQAANHDRFVMGIEDEVSDLDPGNTIISVNERVASLIFDGLVQYGEDNRIVPGVAHDWTISEDGLEYVFELREGVLFHNGEELTAEDVVFSYERILDPDFGSGLKAKIEAVESVEALDDYTVRFTLSEPYAPLILGMTFGIVSKSYAEEVGAENLGRNPMGAGPFKMEEWDAGNRIVLSAFEDYWRTEPNLKEVIIRSIPESSTQAMELRSGGIDFGVNLDVGQLETFAEDENFQVKSAAGAGINFAGFNFGIEPYNNREFREAIIQAVPFDQIIPQIFGLLGERAYSMLPPTIWPDDSEYLAANLPAFDPETASNTFDRLKEEGVIPNNFVAEVFVSNSRPDQVKVAEALVTALNQAGLKAEVNAMEFGTMWDMLGRGEIGFFFLRFVSDPDPDYWLYRFFKSDGALNRAFYEDQEVDQWLDAARITSVQEEREELYTNVLRKVLTEDIVFYPMAHSTQIYVMQDNVVGLEPGNSLLIPLVTPTANVYKE
- a CDS encoding ABC transporter permease is translated as MFVYILKRMLWLIPVLIGVSLILFGIMELVPGDPATIMLGTNVTPAAVEALNEKFGFNEAFHVRYFLMLRNFLTGELNSIYYNDQVISIIGRRLTATIELGLLSLVIAVMVAIPTGVIAAVKKNSVFDFVSMLFATIGISVPAFFTGIIFIYLFSVRFRIFPSSGYGGPFYTLNGMRHLILPALALSTVMIASTSRLTRSSMLDVMKEDYLLTARSKGLKEKAIILKHAFRNALIPVLTNIGNQLAMMFGGAILIESVFAWPGVGRLAVRAVEYRDQPLVFGSILILSTLFVISNLVIDLLYVLINPRISYD